In a genomic window of Paraburkholderia acidiphila:
- a CDS encoding RNA polymerase sigma factor, which yields MTAAELSALLPSLLPRLWAFALRISGDQHDAEDLVQRSCVRALERAHQLEPGTAPLSWMFSIVQSTWLNELRARNVRNRAGMEWDDGFLETVPDPAARTPEEQVMNGQIIRAVQQLPEAQRIVMLLVAVEGLSYSEAAEVLDVPIGTIMSRLSRARQAIGALFNDQKKEKRAKNAEHSKEMGA from the coding sequence ATGACTGCCGCCGAATTGTCCGCACTCCTGCCTTCCTTGCTGCCACGATTGTGGGCATTCGCGCTGCGCATTTCCGGCGATCAGCATGATGCCGAAGACCTCGTGCAGCGCTCGTGCGTGCGCGCACTCGAACGTGCGCATCAACTCGAACCCGGAACGGCGCCACTGAGCTGGATGTTCTCGATTGTTCAGTCCACATGGCTCAACGAACTGCGCGCCCGCAACGTGCGCAACCGCGCGGGCATGGAATGGGATGACGGGTTTCTCGAAACCGTTCCCGATCCCGCTGCCAGGACGCCGGAAGAACAGGTCATGAACGGGCAAATCATTCGCGCCGTTCAGCAATTGCCCGAGGCACAGCGCATTGTCATGCTGCTTGTCGCGGTGGAGGGGTTAAGCTACAGCGAAGCCGCCGAGGTGCTGGACGTGCCGATCGGCACGATCATGAGCCGGCTTTCGCGGGCACGCCAGGCGATCGGCGCCCTGTTCAACGATCAGAAAAAAGAAAAACGCGCGAAAAACGCGGAGCACAGCAAGGAAATGGGGGCATGA
- a CDS encoding response regulator transcription factor → MHQIESERGERGSVEASRACAPDAASKVFVVDDDEKLREGLQSLLESVGFHVETFPSTAQFCERVQTAIPSCLILDVRLKGESGLEFQEWAAENEIVMPIIFMSGYGDIEMSVRAMKGGAVNFLTKPFREQDMIESVTEALQRDAARLAKLSQSSTLREQFSTLTPRERDIAVLVAAGYMNKAAASKLELSEMTVKIYRARAMKKLAARTTADLVRKIRTLQIEGDAGSIADPPRRDG, encoded by the coding sequence ATGCACCAAATCGAGAGCGAGCGTGGCGAGCGCGGGTCTGTGGAGGCGAGCCGAGCTTGCGCGCCTGACGCCGCATCGAAAGTCTTTGTCGTCGACGACGACGAAAAGCTCAGGGAAGGACTCCAGAGCCTGCTCGAATCGGTGGGATTCCACGTCGAGACCTTCCCGTCCACGGCGCAGTTTTGCGAGCGCGTGCAGACCGCTATTCCGAGCTGCCTGATACTCGATGTGCGATTGAAAGGCGAAAGCGGTCTCGAGTTTCAGGAGTGGGCGGCGGAAAATGAAATCGTCATGCCGATTATTTTCATGAGCGGATATGGCGATATCGAAATGTCGGTGCGCGCCATGAAAGGCGGCGCCGTCAACTTTTTGACCAAGCCGTTTCGCGAGCAGGACATGATCGAGTCCGTGACCGAAGCGTTGCAGCGCGACGCGGCGCGTTTGGCGAAGCTGAGCCAGTCGAGCACGCTCAGGGAGCAGTTTTCGACCTTGACGCCGCGAGAGCGCGATATCGCCGTGCTCGTGGCGGCGGGGTATATGAACAAGGCGGCGGCAAGCAAGCTGGAACTCAGCGAGATGACCGTGAAGATTTACCGCGCGCGAGCAATGAAGAAACTTGCCGCGCGCACGACGGCGGACCTGGTGCGAAAAATCCGGACGCTGCAGATCGAAGGCGATGCCGGGTCGATAGCCGATCCGCCTCGCCGCGATGGTTGA
- a CDS encoding BON domain-containing protein: protein MTLRSKALTAALAVLLSSAALAQTTTTGDTPALTKQQIRAQMHADRAANHALAKKVREALYKNHDLNDTDIAVFANTRTGKVILAGTILDESQDQVAQDVASKVAGVQSVETKLTLYAAP from the coding sequence ATGACGCTTCGCTCCAAGGCGCTTACGGCCGCACTGGCCGTGCTGCTCTCTTCCGCCGCTCTCGCACAAACCACGACGACCGGCGACACGCCTGCGCTGACCAAGCAGCAGATCCGCGCCCAAATGCATGCCGACCGCGCCGCCAACCACGCCCTGGCGAAAAAAGTTCGCGAAGCCCTTTACAAGAACCATGACCTGAACGACACGGACATCGCCGTGTTCGCCAATACGCGCACGGGCAAGGTCATCCTGGCAGGCACGATTCTGGACGAATCGCAAGACCAGGTCGCGCAGGACGTCGCCTCGAAAGTGGCGGGCGTGCAGTCGGTCGAGACCAAGCTGACGCTCTACGCAGCGCCCTGA
- a CDS encoding response regulator transcription factor, with translation MCTPQVIWVVDDDPSVRSGLSSLLRSLDYDVVTFESGMDLLAAVGGRHPRCIISDVQMPGMTGVDMYLRLIGAGIRIPTIFITAYPMPELQSLALDNGASAFLIKPVRARDLAAAVAVAVGPVA, from the coding sequence TTGTGTACGCCACAAGTCATCTGGGTGGTTGACGACGACCCTTCGGTCCGCTCCGGCCTTTCCAGCTTGCTACGCTCACTCGACTACGACGTCGTGACATTCGAATCCGGCATGGATCTGCTGGCCGCCGTGGGTGGGCGGCACCCGCGCTGCATCATTTCGGATGTCCAGATGCCCGGCATGACCGGCGTCGACATGTATTTGCGCCTGATTGGCGCGGGCATTCGCATACCCACGATTTTCATCACCGCCTACCCCATGCCCGAACTCCAGAGTCTGGCGCTGGACAATGGCGCGAGCGCTTTCCTCATCAAGCCGGTCAGGGCGCGGGATCTCGCCGCCGCCGTCGCCGTGGCGGTCGGTCCCGTAGCGTAA
- a CDS encoding epoxide hydrolase family protein, with the protein MSSNDFSPMRRHLLAASAAVGAFALFPKVIYADTESAKIRPFKANIPDAALVDLRRRLANSRWPGKETVADESQGVRLARMQQLVQYWGSDYDWRKGEAKLNEFPMFVTEIDGLDIQFIHVRSKHENALPMIMTHGWPGSILELTKAIKPLTDPTAFGGSADDAFHVVVPSLPGFGFSGKPTTPGWGSDHIARAWGELMARLGYARFVSQGGDCGSVVSHRMAMQHVKGLIGIHVNMPATVPPDIARLLALGEPAPASLSPDEKRAYEKLNVFYRDNCGYSAMMVTRPQTVGYALADSPVGQAAWMYDKISQWTYSGGIPERSLTRDEILDDISLYWLTNSATSSAQIYWEDHSNNFNAVDIGLPAAITVFPGEIYQAPRSWAERSYHNLVYFNTVDKGGHFAAWEEPLLFAQEVRAGFRPMRKLA; encoded by the coding sequence ATGTCTTCGAATGATTTTTCCCCGATGCGACGTCACCTGCTTGCCGCATCGGCGGCGGTTGGCGCATTTGCGCTCTTTCCCAAGGTGATTTACGCCGACACCGAGAGCGCGAAAATCCGTCCATTCAAGGCGAATATTCCCGATGCCGCGCTCGTCGATTTGCGGCGGCGTCTTGCCAATTCGCGTTGGCCCGGAAAGGAAACCGTGGCCGACGAATCGCAAGGCGTTCGCCTCGCGCGCATGCAGCAGTTGGTCCAGTATTGGGGTAGCGATTATGACTGGCGCAAGGGCGAGGCGAAACTCAATGAATTTCCCATGTTCGTGACGGAAATAGACGGGCTCGATATTCAGTTCATTCATGTCCGCTCGAAACACGAGAATGCGTTGCCGATGATCATGACGCACGGGTGGCCCGGCTCGATCCTCGAACTGACCAAGGCCATCAAGCCGTTGACCGATCCCACCGCTTTCGGCGGCAGCGCCGACGACGCTTTCCATGTGGTCGTGCCGTCCTTGCCCGGCTTCGGCTTTTCTGGCAAACCGACCACGCCGGGCTGGGGCTCCGATCATATCGCGCGGGCCTGGGGCGAACTGATGGCGCGCCTTGGCTACGCACGTTTCGTCTCCCAAGGCGGCGATTGCGGCTCGGTCGTCTCACACCGTATGGCCATGCAGCACGTCAAAGGCTTGATTGGCATTCACGTGAACATGCCGGCAACCGTGCCGCCGGATATCGCGCGGCTGCTCGCGCTCGGCGAGCCCGCGCCCGCGAGCCTTTCCCCGGACGAGAAACGCGCGTACGAAAAGCTGAATGTTTTCTATCGCGACAACTGCGGCTATTCGGCCATGATGGTGACGCGTCCGCAGACGGTGGGTTACGCCCTCGCCGATTCGCCCGTGGGCCAGGCAGCGTGGATGTACGACAAGATTTCGCAATGGACCTATAGCGGTGGCATTCCCGAGCGTTCGCTAACCCGCGACGAGATCCTCGACGATATTTCGCTCTACTGGCTCACCAATAGCGCGACGTCGTCGGCCCAGATCTATTGGGAGGATCACTCGAACAACTTCAATGCGGTCGATATCGGCTTGCCGGCCGCGATTACCGTGTTTCCGGGTGAGATTTATCAGGCGCCGCGTAGTTGGGCCGAGCGCAGCTATCACAATCTCGTCTATTTCAACACGGTCGACAAGGGCGGCCATTTCGCGGCGTGGGAAGAACCGCTACTGTTCGCACAGGAGGTTCGCGCCGGCTTCAGGCCGATGCGCAAGCTCGCGTAA
- a CDS encoding DUF4148 domain-containing protein gives MKLVRALFVSALVAAPALAFAQSPGTAVTRASVRAEVVQLQQAGYNPASDTTQYPKNIEAAQMRLDAQQTAAYGGVPANGAASGSRNETAQTPAVQQDVVGLEPIYAHS, from the coding sequence ATGAAGCTCGTTCGCGCCCTCTTCGTCTCGGCTCTCGTCGCCGCCCCCGCACTCGCCTTCGCACAATCGCCGGGCACCGCCGTCACGCGCGCATCGGTACGCGCGGAAGTGGTGCAATTGCAACAGGCCGGCTACAACCCGGCCAGCGACACCACGCAATATCCGAAGAATATCGAAGCCGCCCAGATGCGCCTCGACGCGCAGCAAACCGCGGCATACGGCGGCGTGCCCGCCAATGGCGCGGCATCGGGTTCGCGCAATGAAACGGCACAAACGCCGGCTGTGCAGCAGGATGTTGTCGGACTCGAGCCGATTTACGCGCACTCCTGA
- a CDS encoding response regulator gives MEKIDHILVVDDDRGIRELVAGYLERNGMQVTTACNGREMHEYLGRHTPDLILLDLILPGEDGLALYRGLRESRHRALPVVMLTARCDVTDRIVGLEMGADDYMAKPFQARELLARIRAVLRRTRMLPPDLQPVDDTPVLGFGDWRLDTTARHLLESDDTVVALSGAEYRLLRVFLDHAQRVLTRDQLLNLTQRRNADPFDRSIDLLVSRLRQKLNDTARAARYIKTLRNEGYILSTPVTVHHDAREAAPGSRASVENEVLCL, from the coding sequence ATGGAAAAAATCGATCACATACTGGTTGTTGACGACGACCGCGGCATACGCGAACTGGTTGCCGGTTATCTCGAGCGAAACGGCATGCAGGTCACGACCGCGTGCAACGGAAGGGAGATGCATGAGTATCTGGGCAGGCATACACCCGACCTCATCCTGCTCGACCTGATTCTGCCCGGCGAAGACGGTCTCGCGCTCTATCGCGGGCTGCGCGAAAGTCGCCACCGCGCGCTGCCTGTCGTCATGCTCACTGCGCGCTGCGATGTCACCGACCGCATCGTCGGGCTCGAAATGGGTGCGGACGACTATATGGCCAAGCCATTTCAGGCCCGCGAGCTGCTCGCCCGCATCCGCGCGGTGCTGCGCCGCACGCGCATGCTGCCGCCCGACCTGCAGCCCGTGGACGACACGCCGGTTCTCGGTTTCGGAGACTGGCGGCTCGACACCACCGCGCGCCATCTGCTCGAATCCGACGACACGGTCGTCGCGCTCAGCGGCGCCGAATATCGCTTGCTGCGTGTGTTTCTCGACCACGCGCAACGCGTACTGACGCGCGATCAGTTGCTCAACCTCACGCAGCGCCGCAACGCCGACCCGTTCGACCGTTCGATCGATTTGCTGGTGAGCCGGCTCAGGCAGAAATTGAACGACACCGCACGCGCGGCCCGTTACATCAAGACGCTGCGCAACGAGGGCTATATTCTTTCCACGCCAGTCACCGTTCACCACGACGCGCGCGAAGCCGCGCCCGGCAGCCGTGCAAGCGTTGAAAACGAAGTGCTCTGTCTTTAG
- a CDS encoding response regulator transcription factor, whose translation MEKNAVRIAPGVEGAVVYVIDDDESICAALSSLLRSSGFATRTFTRIDAFLLAPKEDVPGCLLLDVRLRGESGLTFQQSAHRYEVDMPIIFMTAHGDIEMSVRAMKAGAIDFLTKPVREQRVIDAVTTAIARHAVWRERARSEATLIARYDQLTAREREVVSYVVEGLLNKQIAGELKLSEITIKIHRSSAMRKLEAQSVADLVRKMEIIGAAGHARK comes from the coding sequence ATGGAGAAAAACGCGGTTCGGATTGCGCCAGGGGTGGAGGGGGCGGTCGTCTACGTGATCGACGACGACGAGTCGATTTGCGCGGCGCTTTCCAGCCTGCTGCGCTCGTCCGGCTTCGCCACGCGCACGTTCACGCGCATCGACGCATTCCTGCTGGCGCCGAAAGAGGACGTGCCGGGCTGTTTGCTGCTCGACGTGCGCCTGCGCGGCGAGAGCGGACTGACCTTTCAGCAGAGTGCGCATCGCTACGAAGTGGACATGCCGATTATATTCATGACGGCGCACGGCGACATTGAAATGTCGGTGCGCGCCATGAAGGCGGGGGCGATCGACTTTCTCACCAAGCCCGTGCGCGAGCAACGCGTGATCGACGCCGTAACGACCGCCATCGCGCGCCATGCCGTATGGCGCGAACGCGCCCGCTCGGAGGCGACGCTGATCGCGCGCTACGATCAGTTGACCGCGCGTGAGCGCGAGGTCGTGTCGTACGTGGTGGAGGGCCTTCTGAACAAGCAGATTGCGGGTGAGTTGAAGCTGAGCGAGATCACGATCAAGATTCACCGCAGCTCCGCCATGCGCAAGCTCGAAGCGCAGTCGGTCGCCGACCTCGTGAGGAAGATGGAGATCATCGGCGCCGCGGGGCACGCGCGCAAATGA
- a CDS encoding sensor histidine kinase has product MNARAIDPSSTPNVSPRAGAFAPRGAWRSFEAWSRPLWVLLAAACAYASYATHALPWQGLVRFGLPLALPVVLVAALIALRFVELHVSVRRIAVMVERSLGVEAQPFLPEDTGPALVARLARAFNGCTRHRARRQAELLHVLAAYAHDLRTPLTRMTMRSELVEEAAIRDALARDLAEMSELVEGSLSCARMQCSAHEPMRCVDADSLLRALIADYRDAGRTVELEGQVGRPVVTCPHALRRVLVNLIDNALRYGVDVRLSVRVEAQRLVLAVLDSGPGIVPARLETVFAAWYRAPETAAFASGSGLGLAIARRLTLAMRGELELENRRTGGLEARLTLPLAAA; this is encoded by the coding sequence ATGAACGCGCGCGCCATCGACCCATCGAGTACCCCTAACGTTTCTCCGCGTGCAGGCGCTTTTGCACCTCGCGGCGCGTGGCGGTCTTTCGAGGCGTGGTCGCGGCCCTTATGGGTGCTGCTGGCGGCGGCCTGCGCCTACGCTTCGTACGCAACGCATGCACTGCCGTGGCAGGGGCTTGTGCGCTTCGGCTTGCCGCTGGCGCTGCCCGTCGTGCTAGTGGCGGCGCTCATCGCATTGAGGTTCGTCGAGTTGCATGTGTCCGTTCGGCGCATAGCGGTCATGGTCGAGCGCAGCCTCGGCGTAGAGGCTCAACCATTCCTGCCCGAAGACACAGGGCCCGCTCTCGTTGCGCGCCTCGCGCGCGCGTTCAATGGGTGCACGCGCCATCGCGCGCGGCGCCAGGCCGAGTTGCTTCACGTGCTTGCCGCCTATGCGCACGACTTGCGCACGCCGCTCACGCGGATGACCATGCGTTCGGAACTCGTAGAGGAAGCGGCGATAAGAGACGCGCTCGCCCGCGATCTCGCCGAGATGAGCGAACTGGTCGAGGGCAGTCTTTCCTGCGCACGCATGCAGTGCAGCGCCCACGAGCCCATGCGTTGCGTCGATGCGGACAGTTTGCTCCGTGCGCTGATTGCCGACTATCGCGACGCCGGGCGCACCGTCGAACTCGAAGGGCAGGTGGGGCGCCCCGTGGTGACGTGTCCTCATGCGCTGCGCCGCGTGCTGGTGAATCTCATCGACAATGCGCTGCGCTATGGCGTGGATGTCCGTCTCAGCGTGAGGGTCGAGGCGCAGCGTCTCGTGCTGGCTGTACTCGATTCGGGGCCAGGCATCGTTCCCGCCCGTCTGGAAACGGTATTCGCCGCGTGGTATCGCGCGCCCGAAACAGCGGCGTTCGCATCGGGCTCGGGTCTTGGGCTCGCGATAGCGCGCCGCCTCACGCTCGCCATGCGCGGCGAACTGGAGCTCGAAAACCGGCGCACGGGTGGCCTCGAAGCGCGCCTTACGCTGCCGTTGGCGGCCGCGTGA
- a CDS encoding universal stress protein, with amino-acid sequence MSSFSRMLLVYDGTSESQAALQRCSQLSLALCAPVDVVAVVDAESVNASCGGLLGDVAYTHLEEMARSTLGDAVAQLANIGITANGYVKYGRIADVVARHAQTFNPDLIVLGHRARAGRSRWWRVRPAHVDLAERLCGTTIVTVTVGLPDDA; translated from the coding sequence ATGTCTTCCTTTTCCCGCATGCTGCTTGTGTACGACGGCACGAGCGAATCTCAGGCCGCTCTGCAACGCTGCTCGCAGCTCTCGCTCGCCTTGTGCGCGCCCGTCGACGTGGTCGCCGTCGTCGACGCCGAAAGCGTGAACGCGAGCTGCGGCGGCCTGCTTGGCGACGTGGCTTATACCCACCTCGAGGAAATGGCCCGCAGCACGCTCGGCGACGCCGTCGCGCAACTCGCCAATATTGGCATTACCGCGAATGGCTACGTCAAATACGGGCGAATCGCCGATGTCGTGGCGCGTCACGCGCAAACGTTCAACCCCGACCTCATCGTGCTCGGCCACCGTGCGCGAGCCGGCCGCTCGCGGTGGTGGCGCGTACGTCCCGCTCATGTCGATCTCGCCGAGCGCTTGTGCGGAACGACCATCGTCACCGTGACTGTGGGTCTGCCTGATGATGCGTAA
- a CDS encoding condensation domain-containing protein: protein MQNQQADIENNLKQEHALVRALGGTEHLFWLLDRNRAIHFALVAQIDRVFEPSAWHAALLALQQRHPLLSTRIVAGPEGAPAFYRDPDARIPLRVVENARASWQVEAAREMNTPFDWSTAPLVRASLLQGEGDSTIILSAHHSVLDGMGGAYVIEDLLCALGGGSLMSLPLVQPLEDLLRAQMASASVPGAMAPAPETKVFRAASGARAEVAALALSAQLTQAVAQRARIERTTVHGAVAAAVHEAGRRLSRAWRERPVRTVSPIDVRRTVGGMGQANGVYITQNVTVDDRAQGAPFWDAAREVKALLAPAQTHASVVQETKALDAFMSSNPSVDDAAGFLSHMLAFDVLLSNLGREPVASVYEGFALKALWGPIVSSGFADDQVVGVCTQGGVLRLTQASYTAMPGLLDEVSAVLNEAVAA from the coding sequence ATGCAAAATCAGCAAGCGGATATCGAAAACAACCTGAAACAGGAGCACGCTTTGGTACGGGCGCTTGGCGGTACGGAGCACTTGTTCTGGCTGCTCGACCGCAATCGCGCGATTCATTTCGCACTGGTCGCGCAAATCGACCGCGTGTTCGAACCCAGTGCGTGGCACGCGGCATTGCTTGCGCTCCAGCAGCGGCATCCGTTGCTCTCCACGCGCATCGTCGCTGGCCCTGAAGGGGCGCCGGCGTTTTATCGCGATCCCGATGCGCGAATTCCGCTGCGCGTAGTGGAGAATGCGCGAGCTTCGTGGCAAGTCGAGGCGGCGCGCGAAATGAACACGCCTTTCGACTGGTCGACTGCGCCGCTGGTGCGTGCAAGCTTGCTGCAGGGCGAAGGAGATTCGACGATCATTCTCTCTGCGCATCACTCTGTGCTCGACGGCATGGGGGGCGCCTATGTGATTGAAGACCTGCTGTGCGCGCTCGGCGGCGGCTCGCTCATGAGCCTGCCCCTCGTGCAGCCGCTGGAAGACCTGTTGAGAGCGCAAATGGCCTCGGCCAGCGTACCTGGCGCGATGGCGCCAGCGCCCGAGACCAAGGTGTTTCGCGCGGCTTCGGGCGCACGCGCCGAGGTCGCCGCGCTGGCGCTCAGCGCGCAACTCACGCAGGCCGTTGCGCAGCGCGCGCGCATCGAGCGCACGACGGTGCACGGCGCGGTCGCGGCAGCGGTCCATGAAGCGGGGCGGCGCTTGTCGCGGGCGTGGCGCGAGCGGCCCGTGCGTACCGTTTCGCCGATCGACGTGCGCCGAACCGTGGGGGGCATGGGCCAGGCCAATGGCGTGTACATCACGCAGAACGTGACGGTCGACGATCGTGCGCAAGGCGCGCCGTTCTGGGATGCGGCCCGCGAGGTCAAGGCGCTGCTCGCACCCGCGCAAACGCACGCCTCGGTCGTGCAGGAAACGAAGGCGCTGGATGCGTTCATGTCGTCGAATCCCTCCGTTGACGACGCAGCGGGCTTTCTTTCGCACATGCTGGCGTTCGACGTGCTGCTTTCGAACCTGGGGCGCGAACCCGTCGCTTCGGTCTACGAAGGTTTCGCGCTGAAGGCGCTGTGGGGGCCGATCGTGAGTTCGGGCTTCGCGGACGATCAGGTCGTGGGCGTGTGCACGCAAGGCGGGGTGTTGCGGCTGACACAGGCCAGCTATACGGCCATGCCTGGATTGCTCGATGAAGTGAGCGCCGTACTGAACGAGGCCGTGGCCGCCTGA
- a CDS encoding anti-sigma factor family protein produces MTMDDILLMAYVDGELTPREREDVEKTISVSPEIAERLARFAASALRYQHAFAHQKLPPVPERLTLEIEQMSRAYSGPPESADTARGSATGPGWFARLRSHLPLRFALNLSLPGLAMTFAAGALSCALVLRYATQGLRGDRGAGASALHTAAASVSPWVAAAVNYQQLYTRDTVAFDALTPEVASQIVAQIHRDDGVPIRVPDLRPAGLTFTRIQRLRFHNRPLVQIVYLPKTGLPVALCVMKDEKPDAGMTHEHVENMNVLMWRRAKLSYALIASLDDDQLLAIGKQIAKGQTDETVGQAAPKGNAAG; encoded by the coding sequence ATGACTATGGATGACATCCTGCTCATGGCTTATGTCGACGGCGAACTCACGCCGCGTGAGCGCGAAGACGTGGAGAAGACAATCAGCGTGTCGCCCGAGATCGCGGAGCGCCTGGCGCGATTCGCCGCGTCGGCGCTGCGGTATCAGCACGCTTTTGCGCACCAGAAGCTGCCGCCCGTTCCGGAGCGGCTCACGCTCGAGATCGAGCAGATGAGCCGCGCGTATTCCGGCCCGCCTGAGTCAGCGGACACCGCACGCGGCAGCGCCACGGGACCTGGCTGGTTTGCGCGGCTGCGCTCGCACTTGCCGCTTCGTTTCGCGCTGAATCTGTCACTGCCGGGTCTCGCCATGACATTCGCCGCGGGTGCACTAAGCTGCGCGCTCGTGTTGCGCTACGCGACGCAAGGGCTACGCGGCGACCGCGGTGCAGGCGCCAGCGCGCTGCACACCGCGGCTGCGAGCGTCTCGCCTTGGGTCGCCGCCGCAGTGAACTACCAGCAGCTTTACACACGCGACACCGTTGCCTTCGACGCGCTCACGCCGGAAGTGGCCTCGCAGATCGTCGCGCAGATTCACAGAGACGACGGCGTACCGATACGCGTGCCGGACCTGCGCCCGGCGGGACTCACCTTTACGCGCATTCAGCGGCTGCGTTTTCACAACAGACCGCTCGTGCAGATCGTGTATCTACCCAAAACGGGTTTGCCCGTTGCCCTGTGCGTGATGAAGGACGAAAAGCCGGACGCGGGCATGACGCACGAGCATGTCGAAAACATGAATGTCTTGATGTGGCGGCGCGCCAAGCTCAGTTACGCGTTGATTGCATCGCTCGACGACGACCAGCTGCTCGCAATCGGCAAGCAAATTGCCAAGGGCCAGACGGACGAAACCGTAGGCCAGGCGGCGCCGAAGGGAAACGCAGCAGGTTGA
- a CDS encoding ketopantoate reductase family protein, whose product MRFAVLGAGAVGCYYGGMLARHGHDVVFIGRPSHVAAMNQDGLRMQSQAFDVRLPVRAATQIEAAASADVMLVCVKSTDTAEAARTLGQVLAPHALVVSLQNGVDNAALLRAGIAQAVICAAVYVASEMAGPGHLLHHGRGDLAIEASPHSEALASVLRAAQIPTQIAADVNATLWQKLILNCAFNAVSAIVQLPLGAMAHRDALRETMREVVAECLAVAAAEGVRFEDDAARFVEQIEATIPGGQYSSTAQDLARGKHSEIDFLNGAIVRRGMIAGIATPANRTLHTLVKLLEAKPAAYA is encoded by the coding sequence ATGCGGTTTGCGGTTCTCGGTGCCGGCGCGGTCGGCTGCTATTACGGCGGCATGCTCGCGCGCCACGGTCACGACGTTGTCTTTATCGGCCGCCCGTCACACGTGGCTGCGATGAACCAGGACGGCTTGCGCATGCAATCGCAAGCATTCGATGTACGCCTGCCCGTGCGCGCCGCGACGCAGATCGAGGCCGCCGCCAGCGCCGACGTCATGCTTGTGTGCGTGAAATCGACCGATACCGCCGAAGCGGCACGCACGCTCGGCCAGGTGCTCGCGCCTCACGCCCTCGTGGTGAGCCTGCAAAACGGCGTCGATAACGCGGCGCTGCTGCGTGCCGGCATCGCGCAGGCGGTGATCTGCGCGGCCGTCTATGTCGCGAGCGAAATGGCCGGTCCCGGGCATCTGCTGCATCATGGCCGGGGCGACCTCGCCATCGAGGCGTCGCCGCACAGCGAGGCCCTGGCCAGCGTGCTGCGCGCCGCGCAAATTCCCACCCAGATCGCCGCCGACGTGAACGCGACGCTTTGGCAAAAGCTCATTCTCAACTGCGCCTTCAACGCGGTCTCCGCCATCGTCCAGTTGCCGCTCGGCGCCATGGCGCACCGCGACGCGCTGCGCGAGACCATGCGCGAAGTGGTCGCCGAATGCCTCGCGGTCGCCGCCGCCGAAGGCGTGCGTTTCGAGGACGACGCCGCGCGCTTCGTCGAGCAAATCGAAGCCACGATTCCGGGCGGACAATATTCGTCCACCGCTCAGGATCTGGCGCGCGGCAAACACAGCGAAATCGATTTTCTCAACGGGGCGATCGTGCGGCGCGGTATGATCGCGGGCATCGCGACGCCGGCCAACCGCACACTCCACACGCTCGTCAAGCTGCTCGAAGCGAAGCCCGCCGCTTACGCCTGA